One stretch of Candidatus Woesearchaeota archaeon DNA includes these proteins:
- a CDS encoding DNA ligase, which translates to MRTIRFAELAEVYEELEKTSSGNELRRILSELFRKCSTEEIQMISYLTLGKLDAEYRSPELGLADKMVAKAIAASSAQGEKKVSALFKEKG; encoded by the coding sequence GTGAGGACAATAAGATTCGCAGAGCTTGCAGAGGTTTATGAGGAACTTGAAAAGACGAGCTCAGGAAATGAACTGAGAAGGATACTCTCAGAGCTCTTCAGGAAGTGCTCAACTGAAGAGATACAGATGATTTCCTACTTAACTCTTGGAAAGCTTGATGCAGAATACAGAAGCCCTGAGCTCGGGCTCGCAGACAAGATGGTTGCAAAGGCAATTGCTGCATCATCTGCTCAGGGCGAAAAAAAGGTCTCAGCGCTTTTCAAGGAAAAGGGC